The region TTAAGCGCCAGCAGAATAATGCTCAGTCCCAGCGAGATGCCCATCCAGCGGTATTTAGTTTGTTGGCTGGCGCTCATGAAGCCTTATGGAGTAGATGATAGATACTGCAAAGCTAACAATTCGTATGGGTATTGTTCGTACTTTCGCCGATATGAAATCGACTGAAAACCCCTGGCAGACGCTCAATTCATCCGTACCGTACGAAAACCCCTGGCTCTCAATACGGCACGAAGAGGTGATAACACCCGCCGGAACGCCCGGAATTTATGGCGTTGTCAGTTTTAAAAACAAAGCGGTTGGCGTGGTACCGATTGATGCCGATGGCAATACCTACCTGGTGGGACAGTACCGCTATGCGTTGAATGAATATTCGTGGGAAATCCCGGAAGGAGGCTCGCCTTTGGGTACTGTGCCCCTCGATTCTGCCAAGCGGGAACTCAAAGAAGAAACGGGCCTGGAAGCAAAAAAATGGACTGAAATAGCCAGGATTCACACGTCAAATTCGGCTACTGATGAAGAAGGGTTTTTGTATATAGCAGAAGACCTGACCGAGGGGGAACATGCGCCCGAAGATACCGAAGACCTTCGTCTCTGGAAGCTGCCTCTGGCCGAAGCGATAGACATGGCTATGACCAGCCGGATTACCGACGCATTGAGTGTTAGTGCGCTCCTGATTGTTGCCCGGCTGCGGGGTATTTAAACTTAGTTTGACGTTTGTGGTTTGTAAATTGATGTTCTGTAGCCAGTTGTCCGGCGCATCAACTGAGTAGC is a window of Spirosoma linguale DSM 74 DNA encoding:
- a CDS encoding NUDIX hydrolase (PFAM: NUDIX hydrolase~KEGG: mca:MCA0333 MutT/NUDIX family protein) → MIDTAKLTIRMGIVRTFADMKSTENPWQTLNSSVPYENPWLSIRHEEVITPAGTPGIYGVVSFKNKAVGVVPIDADGNTYLVGQYRYALNEYSWEIPEGGSPLGTVPLDSAKRELKEETGLEAKKWTEIARIHTSNSATDEEGFLYIAEDLTEGEHAPEDTEDLRLWKLPLAEAIDMAMTSRITDALSVSALLIVARLRGI